A window from Flavobacterium sp. 83 encodes these proteins:
- a CDS encoding DEAD/DEAH box helicase, whose product MSQNTLEIEIEDKKELYAYQKGDIDAIFERIDNAPPQHHLLYQLPTGGGKTVVFSEIVRRYLSQHDKKVVVLTHRIELCKQTSKMLKGFDVKNKIINSKVKELPDQNDYSCFVAMVETLKNRINDEKLHLDNVGLVIIDEAHYNSFRKLLSSFKNAFILGVTATPLSSNIKLPMHESYDELIVGDTISSLIANGFLAKAVTYSYDVGLTSLKVGINGDYTVKSSDDLYTNMAMQEKLLHAYTEKSLGKKTLIFNNGINTSLYVYETFREAGYAIRHLDNTSNNEERKDILHWFKHTPDAILTSVGILTTGFDEPTVETIILNRATKSLTLYYQMIGRGSRKLPNKDTFNVIDLGNNAARFGLWSEPVNWQHIFKSPEFYLENLRDDTEIELYFKYNMPPDVRAKFSKTEVVTFDVDEEHKLIIKQNLRSKEVLEKSLEQHAAMCVDNSETLQEAKALGKLLEDDIDCRIKRYSKCLSQCSKNYREWLVDDYKLKLVLLTGKKYREKIMNEPDED is encoded by the coding sequence TGCATATCAAAAAGGCGATATTGACGCCATTTTTGAACGCATAGATAATGCACCGCCACAACACCATTTGTTATACCAATTGCCTACGGGTGGTGGGAAAACAGTAGTGTTTTCAGAAATCGTACGCCGTTATTTATCACAACATGATAAAAAAGTAGTTGTTTTAACACACCGAATTGAGTTGTGTAAACAAACTTCAAAAATGTTGAAAGGTTTTGATGTAAAAAACAAAATCATCAATAGCAAAGTAAAAGAACTTCCGGATCAAAACGATTATTCTTGTTTTGTTGCTATGGTAGAAACGTTGAAAAACCGAATCAATGACGAAAAATTACATTTAGATAATGTAGGATTGGTAATCATCGATGAGGCGCATTACAACTCCTTCAGAAAATTATTAAGTTCATTCAAAAATGCCTTTATATTAGGAGTTACCGCAACGCCTTTAAGTTCGAATATTAAATTACCAATGCATGAAAGCTACGATGAATTAATCGTAGGAGACACTATTAGTTCTTTGATTGCAAATGGTTTTTTGGCCAAAGCAGTAACCTATAGCTATGATGTAGGTTTGACCTCATTAAAAGTAGGAATCAATGGCGATTACACCGTAAAATCATCGGATGATTTATACACAAATATGGCCATGCAGGAAAAATTATTGCATGCGTATACCGAGAAATCTCTAGGCAAGAAAACCTTAATTTTCAATAATGGTATCAATACTTCTTTATATGTATATGAAACTTTTAGAGAAGCCGGTTATGCGATTCGCCACCTAGATAACACCAGTAATAACGAGGAAAGGAAAGACATTTTGCATTGGTTTAAGCATACACCGGATGCTATTTTAACATCTGTTGGAATTCTTACCACTGGTTTTGATGAGCCTACAGTTGAAACCATAATTTTAAATAGAGCGACAAAATCGTTGACATTATATTATCAAATGATTGGTCGTGGTTCTAGAAAACTACCTAATAAAGATACTTTTAACGTTATCGATTTAGGAAATAATGCAGCACGATTTGGACTATGGAGTGAGCCGGTAAACTGGCAACATATCTTTAAATCACCAGAGTTTTACTTGGAAAATTTACGTGACGATACGGAAATTGAGTTGTATTTCAAATACAATATGCCACCTGATGTACGCGCAAAATTCAGTAAAACTGAAGTCGTAACTTTTGATGTTGATGAAGAACATAAACTCATCATTAAACAAAATTTACGTTCAAAAGAAGTGTTAGAAAAATCCTTAGAACAGCACGCTGCCATGTGTGTTGATAATTCAGAGACTTTACAAGAAGCTAAGGCTTTAGGGAAATTGCTGGAAGACGATATAGATTGCCGTATCAAACGCTATTCTAAATGTTTGAGCCAATGCAGCAAAAATTACCGCGAATGGCTTGTTGATGATTACAAATTAAAACTGGTATTGTTAACGGGGAAAAAATATCGTGAGAAAATCATGAACGAACCTGACGAAGATTAA
- a CDS encoding multidrug effflux MFS transporter, protein MTDKSISKTKYIKLILILGSLTALGPFSIDMYLPGFAGIAKDLNTTVANVSMTLSSYFIGISAGQLLYGPLLDRFGRKKPLFIGLLVYILASLGCVFVTDIDTFIGLRFIQAIGSCAAAVASVSMVRDLFPLKDIPKVFSLLMLVVGLSPMLAPTIGGYITADYGWHTVFFILMCMGFLILLAAQIGLPNTFKPDTSISLKPKPIITNFISIVKEPQFYTYAFTGAIAFSGLFTYVAASPILFMDIFKVDAKTYGWIFAFMSLSFIGASQLNSLLLRKFTSEKMIYGSLIAQSIVSILFLILAINGLLGLYETITILFLFLGCLGISNPNTAGLTLAPFSRNAGSASALMGAIQLGLGALASFAVGIFVKDSILPMVVIMAVTTILALIILIFGKRTIKKTIATSHDEGIAIVH, encoded by the coding sequence ATGACCGATAAATCCATCTCAAAAACAAAATATATAAAATTAATTCTAATTTTAGGTTCTTTAACAGCTCTTGGCCCATTTTCAATAGACATGTATTTACCAGGTTTTGCTGGAATTGCAAAAGATTTAAATACTACTGTCGCTAATGTTTCCATGACGCTGTCCAGTTATTTTATTGGAATTTCTGCCGGCCAATTACTTTATGGTCCGTTATTAGACCGTTTTGGCAGAAAAAAGCCTTTATTTATTGGCTTGTTGGTTTACATTTTGGCATCATTAGGTTGTGTTTTTGTTACAGACATTGATACTTTTATTGGTTTGCGTTTTATTCAAGCTATAGGCAGTTGTGCTGCAGCTGTAGCTTCGGTTTCTATGGTTAGAGATTTATTTCCTTTGAAAGACATTCCTAAAGTATTCTCGTTATTGATGTTAGTTGTTGGGCTTTCGCCAATGTTAGCGCCTACAATTGGAGGTTACATAACAGCTGATTATGGTTGGCATACTGTCTTTTTTATATTAATGTGTATGGGTTTTTTAATTCTTTTGGCTGCTCAAATTGGCTTACCAAACACTTTCAAACCAGACACTTCAATTTCATTAAAACCAAAACCTATTATTACAAACTTTATCAGTATTGTAAAAGAGCCTCAGTTTTATACCTATGCTTTTACAGGAGCTATCGCTTTCTCAGGGTTGTTTACTTATGTAGCAGCTTCTCCAATTTTATTCATGGATATTTTTAAAGTAGACGCTAAAACCTACGGATGGATCTTTGCGTTTATGTCGTTAAGTTTTATAGGTGCCAGCCAGCTTAATTCATTATTGTTAAGAAAATTTACAAGTGAAAAAATGATTTATGGTTCATTAATAGCGCAATCAATTGTTAGTATTCTGTTCCTTATTTTAGCAATAAATGGTCTTTTAGGTTTATATGAAACCATAACCATACTATTCTTATTCTTAGGTTGTTTAGGAATATCAAATCCTAATACAGCAGGACTTACTCTTGCTCCTTTCTCAAGAAATGCGGGAAGTGCTTCGGCTTTAATGGGCGCTATTCAGTTAGGATTAGGAGCTTTGGCCTCTTTTGCAGTGGGTATTTTTGTAAAAGATTCTATTTTACCTATGGTTGTGATTATGGCCGTTACAACAATTTTGGCATTAATCATTTTAATTTTCGGAAAACGAACCATAAAAAAAACTATTGCAACTTCTCATGATGAGGGAATTGCAATAGTTCATTAA
- a CDS encoding NUDIX domain-containing protein: protein MMHQIIPNISVDCVVFGFDVNTKSLNVLLIKRYLESKENQEPLVDDFVLTGYHTFENETIDETASRVLKELTGLDNVYKKQFKVFGDPNRLMNEKDVIWAQNENFNKRTITIAYYFLLKTQEVHLENNKHNPKWFSVNDLPELGFDHKKIINEAYADLKEKALYKPIIFELLPDKFTFKELQDTYESILGNGIDNRNFRRKLLTKKYIIELDEKQVGVSKRPSQLFMFSKDIYQKTYKETYLITI from the coding sequence ATGATGCATCAAATAATTCCAAATATATCTGTAGACTGCGTCGTTTTTGGTTTTGACGTCAATACAAAATCACTTAACGTATTATTGATAAAACGTTATTTAGAATCTAAAGAAAATCAAGAACCTCTGGTTGACGATTTTGTTCTTACAGGATATCATACCTTTGAAAATGAAACTATAGACGAAACTGCAAGCAGAGTTTTAAAGGAGTTAACCGGACTTGATAATGTCTATAAAAAACAATTTAAAGTTTTTGGGGATCCAAATCGATTAATGAATGAAAAGGATGTGATTTGGGCACAAAATGAAAATTTTAATAAACGGACTATAACTATAGCTTATTATTTTTTACTAAAAACACAGGAGGTTCATTTAGAGAATAACAAGCATAACCCAAAATGGTTTTCTGTAAATGATTTACCAGAATTAGGATTTGACCATAAAAAAATCATTAATGAAGCTTATGCAGATTTAAAAGAAAAAGCATTATACAAACCTATCATTTTTGAACTTTTACCTGACAAATTTACCTTCAAAGAATTACAAGATACCTATGAATCTATACTAGGAAACGGAATCGACAATCGGAATTTTAGGAGAAAACTGCTAACAAAGAAATACATTATTGAGCTGGATGAAAAACAAGTAGGAGTTTCAAAAAGACCTTCTCAACTTTTTATGTTTAGTAAAGATATTTATCAAAAAACATATAAAGAAACGTACTTGATTACTATTTAG
- a CDS encoding DEAD/DEAH box helicase, with translation MPKQFSDLGISTPILKAINELKFTVPTEIQQKTIPLLLSNTTDLVGLAKTGTGKTAAFGLPILQLIDTNISVIQAVILVPTRELGQQIFKNLESFAKFLPEVSIAATCGGIPIKPQIERLSLPTHIVVATPGRLIDLIQRKAINLKETRFLVLDEADEMVTILKEGLDEIIAELPTNHNTFLFSATMPGTIKQLIQNYLNKNVVQVSANMETIGNQGIDHEYIVVDPIEKLDVLMHFLNTKEGERGIIFCKTKAAVNKLAKNLAINRFSSGALHGSLSQGIRDRIMEQFREGHINILVATDLAARGIDVKEISYVVNYHLPDVYEAYVHRSGRTARAGAKGLSLTVLQPEEVIEIADFKKELGIKFTQFKKPTVASIEENNTLLWAKQIFKTKPNHDVAAELKEKIKTVFHHLTKDELIEKLLANYILQNKNEPLEKPVKKLKKK, from the coding sequence ATGCCAAAGCAATTCTCTGATTTAGGAATTTCAACACCCATATTAAAAGCAATAAATGAATTGAAATTTACTGTACCAACAGAAATTCAACAAAAAACAATTCCGTTGCTTTTATCAAATACAACGGATCTGGTTGGACTTGCTAAAACAGGTACAGGAAAAACAGCGGCATTTGGACTACCCATATTACAATTAATAGATACTAATATATCTGTTATTCAAGCAGTAATTCTTGTGCCAACAAGAGAACTGGGACAACAAATATTTAAGAATTTAGAATCATTTGCTAAATTCCTGCCTGAAGTTTCTATTGCGGCAACTTGCGGAGGGATTCCAATCAAACCACAAATAGAAAGACTTTCGTTACCTACACATATTGTAGTAGCAACACCTGGACGTTTAATTGATTTGATTCAGCGCAAAGCGATAAACTTAAAAGAAACCAGATTCCTCGTACTTGATGAAGCTGATGAAATGGTTACCATATTAAAAGAAGGTTTAGACGAAATCATCGCCGAATTACCTACAAATCACAATACCTTTTTATTCTCGGCAACAATGCCAGGAACCATAAAACAACTGATTCAAAACTACTTAAACAAAAACGTAGTTCAAGTTAGTGCTAATATGGAAACAATAGGAAATCAAGGAATCGATCACGAATATATTGTGGTGGATCCAATTGAAAAACTAGATGTTTTAATGCATTTCTTAAATACTAAAGAAGGGGAACGCGGAATTATTTTTTGTAAAACGAAAGCAGCAGTCAATAAATTGGCTAAAAATCTGGCAATTAATAGATTTTCATCAGGCGCATTGCACGGTAGTTTATCACAAGGAATTAGAGACAGAATCATGGAGCAATTCCGTGAAGGACATATCAATATATTAGTCGCGACTGATTTAGCAGCAAGAGGAATTGACGTAAAGGAAATCTCTTATGTAGTTAATTATCATTTACCGGACGTTTACGAAGCATATGTTCATCGTAGTGGAAGAACAGCAAGAGCGGGAGCAAAGGGACTTTCTTTAACGGTTTTACAACCAGAAGAAGTAATTGAAATTGCTGATTTTAAAAAAGAGTTGGGAATAAAATTTACTCAATTCAAAAAACCAACCGTTGCCAGCATCGAAGAAAACAATACCTTATTGTGGGCCAAACAAATTTTCAAAACCAAGCCAAATCATGATGTTGCAGCAGAATTAAAAGAAAAAATAAAAACAGTTTTTCATCATTTGACTAAAGATGAATTAATTGAAAAATTATTGGCTAATTATATCCTTCAAAACAAAAATGAGCCTTTAGAAAAGCCCGTTAAAAAACTAAAAAAGAAGTAA
- a CDS encoding NAD(P)/FAD-dependent oxidoreductase produces MEIVIIGGGFAGLNVAKDLLNQKDINVTLVDKNNYNFFPPLIYQVATAFLEPTSISYPFRKFFAGKKNLKFRLGNLLKVIPAEKKIVLNNGELKYDYLVFATGAETSYFGMENVKKNAIPMKTLNDAIVMRNTLLKNLEKAAICKDIRERRKLLTIVVAGGGPTGVEVSGMFAEMRKNILLKEYPELSTTASNIYLVDGANAVLSPMSKASQEDTLEALTKLGVVVKLNNTVTDYIDDTVYFANGETIQTKNLIWAAGVSAKVFEGIPTESYGRGKRMTTDAFNKVNGTENIYAIGDTCIQHTDTDFPNGHPQVAQVAIQQGINLANNFKLMNQNKPLKPFKYNDKGSMAIIGKNKAVVDLPKPKMHFKGFFAWIIWLFIHLISLITYRNRVKTFFNWMIAYFAKDQSLRMIIRPDKKVKAEVK; encoded by the coding sequence ATGGAAATTGTTATTATCGGAGGAGGTTTTGCAGGATTAAATGTTGCGAAAGACTTATTGAATCAAAAAGATATTAATGTCACATTAGTAGATAAAAACAATTATAATTTTTTTCCGCCACTTATCTATCAGGTTGCCACGGCTTTTTTAGAGCCTACAAGTATCAGTTATCCTTTTAGAAAATTTTTTGCAGGAAAAAAAAATCTAAAGTTTCGTCTTGGAAACTTACTTAAAGTAATTCCTGCTGAGAAAAAAATAGTTCTCAATAATGGAGAATTAAAATATGATTACCTTGTCTTTGCAACAGGTGCTGAAACCAGTTATTTTGGAATGGAAAACGTTAAGAAAAATGCCATTCCAATGAAAACACTGAATGATGCCATTGTAATGCGCAATACATTATTAAAAAATCTTGAGAAAGCTGCCATTTGCAAAGATATTCGTGAGCGTAGAAAATTGTTAACTATTGTAGTGGCTGGAGGAGGTCCTACAGGTGTTGAAGTTTCGGGAATGTTTGCTGAGATGAGAAAAAATATTTTGTTAAAAGAATATCCTGAATTAAGTACAACAGCAAGTAATATTTATCTCGTTGACGGAGCCAATGCCGTATTGTCTCCAATGAGTAAAGCGTCACAAGAAGATACACTGGAAGCGCTAACAAAATTAGGTGTTGTAGTAAAATTAAATAACACAGTTACTGATTATATTGATGACACCGTTTATTTTGCTAATGGAGAAACCATTCAAACCAAAAATTTAATTTGGGCTGCAGGAGTTTCAGCAAAAGTTTTCGAAGGAATTCCAACTGAAAGTTATGGTCGCGGAAAAAGAATGACTACTGACGCATTTAATAAAGTTAATGGTACTGAAAATATCTATGCAATCGGCGATACTTGTATTCAGCATACAGATACCGATTTTCCAAATGGACATCCACAAGTAGCACAAGTTGCCATTCAGCAAGGAATCAATTTGGCAAATAACTTTAAATTAATGAATCAAAATAAGCCATTAAAACCCTTTAAATACAATGATAAAGGATCTATGGCTATCATTGGGAAAAATAAGGCTGTAGTTGATTTGCCGAAACCTAAAATGCATTTTAAAGGATTTTTTGCATGGATTATATGGTTGTTTATTCACCTCATTTCATTAATAACGTATCGCAACAGAGTGAAAACATTTTTCAATTGGATGATTGCTTACTTTGCAAAAGATCAGTCTTTGCGTATGATTATCAGACCTGATAAAAAGGTAAAAGCTGAAGTAAAATAA
- a CDS encoding carbohydrate porin, protein MQKIFFILPFLILFIPIYSQVVITNSNFSLGTTGRIGVGLSPNGEGNMWKPLNLSGQGSLGGRMEQNDYIDILPAVHFTPKIIGKDSTNVTFQMRLGMYSANGQFVGNVSTRSNNGLTFILPEAYIEARNIMGSKWSAWVGSRFRRYDDIHISDYFYFDDHSAQGFGVSHKNTELTLLMPASSDSTNVYPYNYQVTVAGATNPAIRQRMVWIGEHSIHLKNDNVIKLLGEFHYVSANSKNASKNYPSDNGWVAGIKYNNPLKTALPGSFNQFSVRYGSGIANGGDNGNTFTWATYGAPDSEGKYTNAYSFSMVEHFLLNLSQKFSINGYGVFTKSKGGSTSTNTDEYFNGNQLYNQKIDFVVGFRSFFYVTKWLHLIEEVHYAIRKDGDNPEANMWKFSFAPTIVPLGKKDPWSRPHIRLVYTLAHYNDYARDHNYSPYLQVNQKSWGSYMGVKTEWWLF, encoded by the coding sequence ATGCAGAAAATATTTTTTATACTTCCATTTTTAATTTTATTTATACCAATTTATTCACAAGTTGTGATAACAAATTCAAATTTTTCATTGGGAACAACAGGTCGAATAGGAGTTGGCCTTTCTCCAAATGGCGAAGGGAATATGTGGAAACCGTTGAATCTTTCCGGTCAAGGTTCATTAGGTGGACGAATGGAACAAAATGATTATATCGATATATTGCCAGCCGTACACTTTACTCCAAAAATTATTGGAAAAGATAGCACAAATGTTACTTTCCAAATGCGATTAGGAATGTATTCTGCCAACGGACAGTTTGTGGGAAATGTAAGTACTCGTTCTAATAATGGTTTGACTTTTATTCTTCCCGAAGCCTATATAGAAGCTAGAAATATTATGGGAAGCAAATGGTCTGCCTGGGTGGGATCCCGTTTTCGTCGCTATGATGACATTCACATCAGTGATTATTTTTATTTTGACGATCATTCTGCGCAAGGTTTTGGCGTAAGCCATAAAAATACAGAACTAACCCTGCTAATGCCCGCTTCTTCAGACTCAACAAATGTGTATCCGTATAATTATCAAGTTACCGTTGCCGGTGCAACAAATCCTGCTATTCGCCAACGCATGGTTTGGATTGGAGAACATAGTATTCATTTGAAAAATGATAATGTAATTAAACTTTTGGGAGAGTTTCATTATGTTTCGGCAAACTCAAAAAACGCTTCTAAAAATTATCCTTCTGATAATGGCTGGGTTGCTGGAATTAAGTATAATAATCCGCTCAAAACTGCTTTACCAGGTTCATTCAATCAATTTTCGGTTCGATATGGCTCCGGAATTGCTAATGGGGGTGATAATGGAAATACTTTTACTTGGGCGACTTATGGAGCACCAGATTCAGAAGGTAAATATACAAATGCCTATTCCTTTTCAATGGTAGAACATTTTCTATTAAACCTGTCACAAAAATTCAGCATTAACGGATATGGTGTTTTTACAAAAAGTAAAGGTGGTTCTACAAGTACAAATACAGATGAATATTTCAACGGAAATCAGTTGTACAATCAAAAAATAGATTTTGTTGTAGGCTTCAGAAGTTTTTTTTATGTTACGAAATGGCTGCACTTAATTGAAGAAGTACATTATGCAATACGAAAAGATGGAGATAATCCAGAAGCTAATATGTGGAAATTTTCTTTTGCTCCCACTATTGTTCCATTAGGAAAAAAAGATCCTTGGAGTCGTCCTCACATTCGTCTTGTTTACACGCTCGCACACTACAACGATTACGCCCGTGATCATAATTACTCCCCTTATTTACAAGTGAACCAAAAAAGCTGGGGTTCCTATATGGGAGTGAAAACAGAATGGTGGTTATTTTAA